In one Achromobacter spanius genomic region, the following are encoded:
- a CDS encoding CTP synthase: protein MTKYVFVTGGVVSSLGKGIAAASLAAILESRGLQVTMLKLDPYINVDPGTMSPFQHGEVFVTEDGAETDLDLGHYERFISARMHKVNNFTTGQIYESVLRKERRGDYLGKTVQVIPHITNEIQDFIARGAEAGWNGNTDVAIVEIGGTVGDIESLPFLEAARQMSLRMGRNNAAFVHLTLVPFIASAGELKTKPTQHSVQKLREIGIYPNALLCRADRPIPDDERAKISMFSNVPLDAVISVWDADSIYKIPAMLHKQGVDNIVCEALGLTPPPADLSMWDNLVEALEHPQHQLTIGMVGKYVDLTESYKSLTEALVHAGIHTRSKINIEYIDSEDIETRGTDQLKHLDAILVPGGFGKRGTEGKIAAIRFARENGVPYLGICLGMQLAVIEFARHVAGLGGANSTEFDPSAPHPVVALITEWMDREGKVEKRDNSSDLGGTMRKGAQRVPIKPGTRAQTIYGDEVNERHRHRYEVNNVYVPRLEEAGMVISARTPTENLPEMMELPNHPWFVGVQFHPEFTSTPRDGHPLFSSYIRAAIEQKSRRGQGA from the coding sequence ATGACCAAATACGTATTTGTCACCGGCGGAGTGGTGTCTTCCCTGGGCAAGGGCATCGCCGCTGCGTCGCTCGCCGCCATCCTCGAGTCGCGTGGTTTGCAGGTCACCATGCTGAAGCTCGACCCGTACATCAACGTCGATCCGGGCACGATGAGCCCCTTCCAGCACGGTGAAGTGTTCGTCACCGAAGACGGCGCCGAAACCGATCTGGACCTGGGCCACTACGAGCGTTTCATTTCCGCTCGCATGCACAAGGTGAACAACTTCACCACCGGCCAGATCTACGAATCGGTGCTGCGCAAGGAACGGCGTGGCGACTACCTGGGCAAGACTGTCCAGGTCATTCCGCACATCACCAACGAAATCCAGGACTTCATCGCTCGTGGCGCTGAAGCCGGCTGGAACGGCAACACGGACGTCGCCATCGTCGAAATCGGCGGCACCGTGGGCGACATCGAGTCCCTGCCGTTCCTGGAAGCCGCGCGCCAGATGAGCCTGCGCATGGGCCGCAACAACGCGGCCTTTGTGCATCTGACCCTGGTGCCCTTCATCGCCTCCGCCGGCGAATTGAAAACCAAGCCCACGCAGCACTCGGTGCAGAAGCTGCGCGAAATCGGTATCTATCCGAACGCGCTGCTGTGCCGCGCCGACCGTCCCATTCCGGACGACGAGCGCGCCAAGATCTCGATGTTCTCGAACGTGCCGCTGGACGCCGTCATTTCCGTCTGGGATGCCGACTCCATCTACAAGATTCCCGCCATGCTGCACAAGCAAGGCGTGGACAACATCGTCTGCGAAGCGCTGGGCCTGACCCCGCCGCCGGCCGATCTGTCCATGTGGGACAACCTGGTCGAAGCGCTGGAGCATCCGCAGCATCAATTGACGATCGGCATGGTCGGCAAGTACGTCGACCTGACCGAATCGTACAAGTCGCTGACGGAAGCCCTGGTTCACGCCGGCATCCACACGCGCTCGAAGATCAACATCGAGTACATCGATTCGGAAGACATCGAAACCCGCGGCACCGATCAACTGAAGCATCTGGACGCCATTCTGGTGCCGGGCGGCTTCGGCAAGCGCGGTACCGAGGGCAAGATTGCCGCCATTCGCTTTGCCCGTGAAAACGGCGTGCCCTACCTGGGCATCTGCCTGGGCATGCAGTTGGCCGTCATCGAGTTCGCGCGCCATGTCGCTGGCCTGGGCGGCGCCAACAGCACGGAATTCGATCCGTCGGCGCCCCACCCGGTGGTGGCCCTGATCACCGAATGGATGGACCGCGAAGGCAAGGTCGAAAAGCGCGACAACTCGTCCGACCTGGGCGGCACCATGCGCAAGGGCGCGCAGCGCGTGCCGATCAAGCCGGGCACCCGCGCGCAGACCATCTACGGCGACGAAGTGAACGAGCGTCACCGTCACCGCTACGAGGTCAACAACGTCTACGTGCCGCGCCTGGAAGAGGCCGGCATGGTGATCAGCGCCCGCACGCCGACCGAAAACCTGCCGGAAATGATGGAATTGCCCAACCACCCGTGGTTTGTGGGTGTGCAGTTCCACCCGGAGTTCACGTCCACCCCGCGTGATGGCCACCCGTTGTTCTCCAGCTATATCCGCGCCGCCATCGAGCAGAAGTCTCGCCGCGGTCAGGGGGCGTAA
- a CDS encoding DUF1330 domain-containing protein, translated as MSAYIIAEVTVTKPAQYEDYKRLSTLAMRAYDAKVLVRGGETKHLEGRKPGRTVVLEFPSMTAAQAFYDSWQYRRARNAREGAAVMNMFIVQGM; from the coding sequence ATGAGTGCTTACATCATCGCCGAAGTCACGGTGACCAAGCCCGCGCAATACGAGGACTACAAGCGTCTGTCCACGCTCGCCATGCGCGCGTACGATGCCAAGGTCCTGGTGCGAGGCGGCGAGACCAAGCACCTTGAGGGGCGTAAGCCTGGTCGCACCGTCGTCCTGGAATTTCCGTCCATGACCGCCGCCCAGGCCTTTTACGACTCCTGGCAGTACCGCCGTGCCCGCAACGCCCGCGAGGGCGCGGCTGTCATGAATATGTTTATCGTTCAGGGAATGTAA